One stretch of Segatella copri DNA includes these proteins:
- a CDS encoding porin, which yields MKKTIIMALMAVASVSASAQQKQTIEIPSWLSNVKLSGYGMTQYQYSGQKDAESNSFNIRMARISLEGRIAGDFYWKTQIQFNGNTSTLGSSPRMVDLFAEWQKYEYFKVKIGQFKNPFTFENPMHPIDQGFMGYSQNVSKLAGFSDRAGEHASNGRDIGLQFQGDFLKNANGRNLLHYQIGVFNGQGTNTKDVDNQKNVIGGVWVMPVSGMRIGAFGWTGSYARKGTWTDEHDASYTADIQERSGVRKLSQNRYAFSFEYKKDGWTVRSEYIHSTGKAFAKSITNFNDANAKDCNLNAKIGDKAQGVYGLVIAPLAQLPKNSRIDVKARYDMYQPNGKSNMQRTQYEAGLNFHIGKRISILTEYALINDKTLAKHNYSMADAEVCFRF from the coding sequence ATGAAGAAAACCATCATCATGGCGCTCATGGCTGTAGCTTCGGTCTCAGCCAGCGCCCAGCAGAAGCAGACCATCGAAATACCATCATGGTTGAGCAACGTGAAATTGTCGGGGTATGGAATGACCCAGTATCAGTACAGCGGACAGAAAGATGCTGAATCCAACTCATTCAACATCCGTATGGCGCGTATTTCTCTCGAAGGTCGCATAGCAGGCGACTTCTACTGGAAGACTCAGATTCAGTTCAACGGCAACACCTCTACCCTCGGTTCCAGTCCGAGAATGGTGGATCTGTTTGCAGAATGGCAGAAATATGAATACTTCAAGGTGAAGATCGGTCAGTTCAAGAACCCGTTCACCTTTGAGAATCCGATGCACCCTATCGACCAGGGCTTCATGGGATATTCACAGAACGTGAGCAAGCTGGCTGGTTTCAGCGACCGTGCCGGAGAACATGCATCCAACGGCCGTGACATCGGTCTTCAGTTCCAGGGCGATTTCCTCAAGAATGCCAACGGCAGAAACCTGCTGCACTATCAGATTGGTGTATTCAACGGACAAGGAACCAATACCAAGGACGTTGATAATCAGAAGAATGTGATTGGTGGTGTATGGGTAATGCCTGTAAGCGGCATGCGCATCGGTGCCTTCGGATGGACCGGTTCTTATGCAAGAAAGGGAACCTGGACCGACGAGCATGATGCCTCCTATACTGCCGACATTCAGGAACGCTCTGGCGTTCGCAAGCTCAGCCAAAACCGCTATGCCTTCTCTTTCGAATACAAGAAAGACGGCTGGACCGTACGTTCTGAGTATATCCACTCTACCGGCAAGGCTTTTGCCAAGAGCATCACCAACTTCAACGATGCCAACGCCAAGGACTGCAATCTGAATGCAAAAATCGGCGACAAGGCACAGGGTGTATATGGATTGGTTATCGCCCCATTGGCTCAGCTGCCAAAGAACAGCCGTATCGACGTGAAGGCGCGTTACGACATGTATCAGCCTAACGGCAAGAGTAACATGCAGAGAACCCAGTATGAGGCTGGTTTGAACTTCCACATCGGCAAGCGAATCTCTATCCTTACCGAGTATGCGCTCATCAACGACAAGACACTCGCGAAGCATAATTACTCCATGGCAGATGCCGAGGTTTGCTTCCGATTCTAA
- a CDS encoding helix-turn-helix transcriptional regulator, producing the protein MSNTLSSYVKEMRKQFGLTQVDLAAKSGVGLRFVRELEQGKETLRLDKVNQVLLLFGQEIGPVPITKE; encoded by the coding sequence ATGAGCAATACATTATCATCATACGTCAAGGAAATGCGCAAGCAATTCGGATTGACGCAAGTAGATCTGGCAGCGAAATCGGGCGTAGGACTCAGATTCGTAAGAGAACTGGAACAGGGAAAGGAAACATTGCGACTCGATAAAGTAAATCAGGTCCTCCTCCTGTTCGGTCAGGAAATAGGCCCCGTTCCTATCACAAAAGAATAA
- the rlmD gene encoding 23S rRNA (uracil(1939)-C(5))-methyltransferase RlmD: protein MARKRKPLPLLENITIEAVAAEGKCITRVDEQVIFVPFCVPGDVVDLQVVKKKHKYCEAKVVRFIKKSEVRQEPMCEHFGICGGCKWQNLPYEEQIKAKQKQVEDQLTRIGKIELPEFRPIMGSVKTQEYRNKIEFGCSNKRWFTAEELAQLPQKEDETVTSLKERHAQNAIGFHITGAFDKIYPIRKCWLMDDLCNEIRNFVFEYADSHDYTFYDLREQHGLLRNMMIRNSNTGEWMLVFQFHYDEEGDEQRALELMQQVADKFPQITSLMYVDNQKGNDTINDLELSLFKGNDHIYELMEDLKFKVGPKSFYQTNTEQAYHLYCVAREFANLTGDELVYDLYTGTGTIANFVAHKAKKVIGIEYVPEAIEDAKVNSQVNNIENTLFYAGDMKDILTNDFIAQHGRPDVIITDPPRAGMHPDVINVILNAAPKRIVYVSCNPATQARDLQLMDAQYKVAAVQPVDMFPHTPHVENVVLLEKR from the coding sequence ATGGCAAGAAAACGTAAACCATTACCTCTGTTAGAGAACATCACCATCGAGGCAGTAGCAGCCGAGGGTAAGTGCATCACACGCGTAGATGAGCAGGTCATCTTCGTACCTTTCTGTGTGCCAGGAGATGTTGTCGACTTGCAGGTAGTAAAGAAGAAACATAAGTATTGCGAAGCCAAGGTGGTTCGCTTCATCAAGAAGAGCGAGGTGCGACAGGAGCCTATGTGCGAGCACTTCGGCATCTGCGGCGGATGCAAATGGCAGAACCTGCCTTACGAAGAGCAGATCAAGGCTAAGCAGAAGCAGGTGGAAGACCAGCTCACCCGCATCGGCAAGATTGAACTCCCTGAGTTCCGCCCTATCATGGGTAGCGTGAAGACCCAGGAGTACCGCAACAAGATAGAGTTCGGATGCAGCAACAAACGATGGTTCACCGCCGAGGAACTGGCTCAGCTCCCTCAGAAAGAGGATGAAACCGTAACATCGCTCAAGGAGCGCCACGCCCAGAACGCCATCGGTTTCCATATCACCGGAGCCTTCGACAAGATTTATCCTATCAGGAAGTGCTGGCTGATGGATGACCTCTGCAACGAAATCCGCAACTTCGTATTCGAATATGCTGATTCTCACGACTATACCTTCTACGACCTGCGTGAGCAGCACGGTTTGCTCCGCAACATGATGATCCGCAATTCGAACACCGGAGAGTGGATGCTCGTCTTCCAGTTCCACTACGATGAGGAGGGCGATGAGCAGAGAGCATTGGAACTGATGCAGCAGGTGGCTGACAAGTTCCCTCAGATTACATCGCTCATGTATGTAGACAACCAGAAGGGAAACGATACCATCAACGACCTGGAACTCAGCCTCTTCAAGGGCAACGACCATATCTACGAACTGATGGAAGACCTGAAGTTCAAGGTGGGTCCTAAGAGTTTCTACCAGACCAATACCGAGCAGGCTTACCACCTCTACTGCGTGGCCCGCGAATTTGCCAACCTTACCGGAGATGAGCTGGTTTACGACCTCTATACCGGAACCGGAACCATCGCCAACTTCGTGGCTCACAAGGCAAAGAAGGTAATCGGTATCGAGTACGTGCCAGAGGCCATAGAGGATGCCAAGGTGAATTCTCAGGTGAACAACATCGAGAACACCCTCTTCTATGCAGGCGACATGAAGGATATCCTGACCAACGATTTCATCGCACAGCACGGTCGTCCTGACGTCATCATCACCGACCCACCACGTGCCGGAATGCACCCAGACGTAATAAACGTCATTCTGAATGCAGCACCAAAGCGCATCGTATACGTAAGCTGCAACCCGGCAACCCAGGCTCGCGACCTGCAGCTGATGGATGCACAGTATAAGGTAGCTGCCGTTCAGCCGGTGGACATGTTCCCTCATACCCCTCACGTAGAGAACGTGGTATTGCTCGAAAAGAGATAA
- a CDS encoding CTP synthase, whose amino-acid sequence MAETKYIFVTGGVVSSLGKGIISSSIGKLLQARGYNITIQKFDPYINIDPGTLNPYEHGECYVTVDGMETDLDLGHYERFTGIQTTKANSLTTGRIYKAVIDKERRGDYLGKTIQVVPHITDEIKRNVKLLGKKYHYDFVITEIGGTIGDIESAPYMEAIRQLKWELGKNAINIHLTYVPYLKAAGELKTKPTQHSVKELQSVGIQPDILILRTEKHLEEGIMKKVASFCNVDLDCVIQSEDLPSIYEVPVNMQNQGLDTAILRKMGEPIGETPALGPWRTFLDRRNKATEVVNIGLVGKYDLQDAYKSIRESLSHAGTYNDHKVKITFINSEYLTEENVAEQLKGQDGIVICPGFGQRGIEGKIIAAHYTRTHDIPTFGICLGMQMIVIEFARNVLGYKDANSREMDEKTPHNVIDIMEEQKNISNMGGTMRLGAYECVLKQGSRVFNIYKKEHIQERHRHRYEFNNEFQQEFEKNGMMCVGRNPESDLVEIVEIPGLKWYVGTQYHPEYQSTVLKPHPLFMDFVKTAIENKK is encoded by the coding sequence GTGGCTGAAACAAAGTACATCTTCGTAACTGGTGGTGTGGTTTCTTCTTTGGGTAAAGGAATCATATCTTCATCCATCGGTAAACTTCTTCAAGCAAGAGGTTACAACATTACTATCCAAAAGTTTGACCCATACATCAACATCGACCCGGGTACGCTGAACCCGTATGAGCATGGTGAGTGCTACGTAACGGTAGATGGTATGGAGACCGACCTCGACCTCGGACACTACGAGCGATTCACCGGCATTCAGACTACAAAAGCGAATTCTCTCACCACTGGTCGTATCTACAAGGCAGTCATCGACAAGGAACGTCGTGGCGATTATCTCGGCAAAACCATCCAGGTGGTGCCTCACATCACCGACGAGATCAAGCGCAACGTGAAGCTGCTCGGCAAGAAGTATCACTATGACTTCGTGATTACCGAGATTGGCGGAACCATCGGCGACATCGAGAGTGCCCCATACATGGAAGCTATCCGACAGCTGAAATGGGAGCTGGGCAAGAACGCCATCAACATTCACCTTACCTATGTGCCTTATCTGAAGGCAGCAGGCGAGTTGAAGACAAAGCCTACCCAGCACTCCGTGAAGGAACTGCAGAGCGTAGGTATTCAGCCAGATATCCTGATTCTCCGCACCGAGAAGCATCTCGAAGAGGGAATCATGAAGAAGGTAGCAAGCTTCTGTAACGTAGACTTGGACTGTGTGATTCAGAGCGAAGACCTTCCTAGCATCTACGAGGTGCCTGTAAACATGCAGAACCAGGGCCTCGACACCGCCATCCTCCGCAAGATGGGCGAACCTATCGGCGAGACACCAGCGCTGGGTCCTTGGAGAACATTCCTCGACCGCAGAAACAAGGCTACAGAGGTGGTAAACATCGGTCTCGTAGGCAAGTACGACCTGCAGGATGCATACAAGAGTATCCGCGAGAGTCTCTCGCATGCCGGCACCTACAACGACCACAAGGTGAAGATTACCTTCATCAACTCAGAATATCTCACAGAAGAGAACGTGGCTGAACAGCTGAAGGGACAGGATGGTATCGTCATCTGCCCAGGCTTCGGCCAGCGAGGCATCGAGGGCAAGATTATCGCCGCTCACTATACCCGCACCCACGATATCCCTACCTTCGGCATCTGCCTGGGTATGCAGATGATAGTCATCGAGTTTGCCCGCAACGTATTGGGCTACAAGGATGCCAACTCACGCGAGATGGACGAGAAGACTCCACACAATGTCATCGACATCATGGAGGAGCAGAAGAACATATCAAACATGGGTGGAACCATGCGTCTCGGCGCTTACGAGTGTGTACTGAAACAGGGTTCACGCGTGTTCAATATCTACAAGAAGGAGCATATTCAGGAACGCCATCGCCACCGCTATGAGTTCAATAACGAGTTCCAGCAGGAATTTGAGAAGAACGGCATGATGTGCGTAGGCAGAAACCCTGAGAGCGACCTGGTAGAAATCGTAGAAATCCCAGGCTTGAAGTGGTACGTAGGTACACAGTATCATCCTGAATACCAGAGTACGGTGCTGAAACCACATCCACTTTTCATGGATTTCGTAAAGACAGCAATAGAAAACAAAAAGTAA
- a CDS encoding DUF3078 domain-containing protein, giving the protein MKIKFGLLVLAFLSALTPVSAQRKLKKVEPEEASKNKLAEIYADSLLMCRQRIDSMKMDSGDSRYAQLFTPLTFYHGPAARMLRLKPQDGVKDSLGTMLDQTLMDVYLKRPDLVRNTESHLKEVGAPLAAQSKPKKNHPDIVELVAPKAIEVDAAPMDIVITRPNFWTIGGDYYLQFLQNYVSDNWYKGGESNYSVLGRVTMFANYNNKQKLKWDNKVEMRLGYQTSKGDTVHTLKTSDDMIRYTGKLGLQASRKWYYTIQLIGQTQFTHGYKSNDKTVYSDFFSPFNLNLSVGMDYNVDWFNHRLKGSAHLAPLAFNWKYVGRASLATRYGLDEGKHGMTDYGSECTFDLSWQIADNIKWKTRLWGYTTYKRAEIEWENTITFQFNRYISTNIFLYPRFDDGVKRKDDDSYWQFKEFMSVGFSYSF; this is encoded by the coding sequence ATGAAAATAAAATTTGGATTACTCGTTCTTGCGTTTCTTTCGGCTCTGACACCTGTTTCTGCCCAGCGCAAATTGAAGAAGGTGGAGCCCGAAGAGGCATCGAAGAACAAGTTGGCTGAAATCTATGCTGACTCGCTCTTGATGTGCCGTCAGCGCATCGATTCCATGAAGATGGATTCCGGGGACAGCAGATATGCCCAGCTCTTTACGCCGCTCACCTTCTATCATGGTCCGGCAGCCCGCATGTTGCGACTCAAGCCTCAGGATGGGGTGAAGGATTCGCTCGGAACGATGCTCGACCAGACGCTGATGGATGTATATCTCAAGCGTCCCGACCTGGTGCGCAATACTGAGTCTCATCTCAAGGAGGTGGGGGCACCGCTGGCTGCGCAGAGCAAACCGAAGAAGAATCATCCTGATATCGTAGAGCTGGTGGCTCCGAAGGCGATTGAGGTGGATGCGGCGCCGATGGATATCGTCATCACCCGTCCTAACTTCTGGACCATAGGTGGCGATTATTATCTGCAGTTCCTGCAAAACTATGTTTCTGACAACTGGTATAAGGGTGGTGAGAGCAATTATTCGGTGCTCGGAAGAGTGACGATGTTTGCCAATTACAATAACAAGCAGAAGCTAAAATGGGATAATAAGGTGGAGATGCGCCTGGGTTACCAGACTTCGAAGGGAGATACGGTTCATACGCTGAAGACGAGCGACGATATGATACGATACACCGGAAAACTCGGTCTGCAGGCTTCCAGGAAGTGGTATTATACCATCCAGCTGATTGGTCAGACTCAGTTTACGCATGGTTACAAGAGTAATGACAAGACGGTTTATTCCGATTTCTTCTCGCCATTCAATCTGAACCTCTCTGTCGGTATGGATTATAATGTAGACTGGTTCAATCACCGCCTGAAGGGTAGTGCTCATCTGGCTCCTCTGGCTTTCAACTGGAAGTATGTGGGCAGAGCGTCGCTGGCTACGCGGTACGGACTGGATGAGGGGAAGCATGGCATGACCGATTACGGTTCTGAGTGTACCTTCGACCTGTCGTGGCAGATAGCGGATAATATCAAGTGGAAGACCCGTCTCTGGGGATACACCACTTACAAGCGTGCTGAAATAGAGTGGGAAAACACCATTACCTTCCAGTTTAACCGCTATATTTCTACCAACATCTTCCTCTATCCTCGTTTCGACGATGGTGTGAAGCGCAAGGATGATGATAGCTATTGGCAGTTTAAGGAATTCATGTCAGTAGGTTTCTCTTATTCATTCTAG
- the yidC gene encoding membrane protein insertase YidC yields MNKNNIIGFLLIAVVLIGFSWYNQPSAEEQRTAFVQDSIAKAKHAEMEKASKAAAAKRQTNAKAKVEADSTALFYSALKGQAKKIVLKNEKVELTLNTKGATVEKAVIKGYVGHNLQVKDGSADAKDVTLFDGNDQSLKFMLEAKEANIITSDLYFTPSNVTDKSVTLTAVAGEGKTLTLTYTLGNDYMLHMSLQANGMAGLFSPNYNKMDVDWSDKARQQERGFMFENRYTTLTYHNAEGGTDHLNEGSEKIDEKIEETIDWVSFKNQFFSAIIVAKDNFEKDAFMTSIPQEKGSGYLKQFQAKMKTAFDPTGKKASEFEFYFGPNDFQILKNTEKESTFGKDLEFQKLVYLGWPIIRWINRFFTLYVFDWLSNVFPMGIVLILITLLLKLITYPMVKKSYMSSAKMRVLKPKLEAATAQYNKPEDQMQKQQAMMAEYAKYGVSPLSGCLPMLIQMPVWVAMFNFVPNAIQLRGEKFLWMNDLSTFDPIFEWNTNIWLIGDHLSLTCILFCVANLLYSWMTMRQQRDQMVGQQAEQMKMMQWMMYLMPLMFFFMFNDYSAGLNFYYFISLFFSAAIMWTLRKTTDDEKLLAILEKRYQENKNNPKKASGLMARMQALQEMQRKQQEEMMRKQAELNEKKNNLGK; encoded by the coding sequence ATGAACAAGAACAACATTATCGGTTTCCTCCTGATTGCCGTAGTGCTGATTGGCTTTAGCTGGTATAACCAGCCATCTGCCGAAGAACAGAGAACGGCATTCGTTCAGGACTCCATCGCCAAGGCTAAACATGCCGAGATGGAAAAGGCCAGCAAGGCTGCCGCTGCTAAGCGCCAGACTAATGCCAAAGCAAAGGTTGAGGCAGACTCAACCGCCCTCTTCTATTCGGCACTCAAAGGCCAGGCTAAGAAGATTGTATTGAAAAACGAGAAGGTAGAATTAACACTCAACACCAAGGGTGCTACTGTAGAGAAGGCTGTCATCAAGGGCTATGTGGGACACAACCTGCAGGTGAAAGACGGTTCGGCTGATGCCAAGGACGTAACCCTCTTCGACGGTAACGACCAGAGTCTCAAGTTCATGCTCGAGGCTAAGGAGGCCAACATCATCACCAGCGATCTCTACTTCACTCCATCCAACGTGACCGACAAGTCTGTCACCCTGACCGCTGTGGCTGGTGAAGGCAAGACGCTCACCCTGACTTATACATTGGGCAATGACTACATGCTGCACATGAGCCTTCAGGCAAATGGCATGGCGGGTCTGTTCTCACCTAATTATAATAAGATGGATGTTGACTGGAGCGACAAGGCACGCCAGCAGGAACGTGGTTTCATGTTCGAAAACCGTTACACTACCCTCACCTACCATAATGCAGAAGGCGGTACCGACCACCTCAACGAGGGTAGCGAGAAGATTGACGAGAAAATAGAAGAAACCATCGACTGGGTATCTTTCAAGAACCAATTCTTCTCTGCCATCATCGTAGCAAAGGATAACTTCGAGAAGGATGCCTTCATGACCTCTATCCCTCAGGAGAAGGGTTCGGGCTATCTGAAGCAGTTCCAGGCTAAGATGAAGACTGCTTTCGACCCAACCGGTAAGAAGGCATCTGAGTTTGAGTTCTACTTCGGTCCTAACGACTTCCAGATTCTGAAGAATACCGAGAAGGAAAGTACCTTCGGCAAAGACTTGGAATTCCAGAAGCTCGTATACCTGGGATGGCCTATCATCCGCTGGATCAACCGTTTCTTCACACTCTACGTATTCGACTGGTTGAGCAACGTGTTCCCAATGGGTATCGTATTGATTCTCATCACCTTGCTCCTCAAGCTCATCACCTACCCTATGGTAAAGAAGAGCTACATGAGTTCAGCCAAGATGCGCGTGCTGAAACCAAAACTCGAAGCTGCTACAGCTCAGTATAACAAGCCTGAGGACCAGATGCAGAAGCAGCAGGCGATGATGGCGGAATATGCCAAGTATGGTGTAAGCCCATTATCTGGTTGCTTGCCTATGCTGATTCAGATGCCGGTTTGGGTTGCGATGTTCAACTTCGTGCCTAATGCCATCCAGCTTCGTGGTGAGAAGTTCTTGTGGATGAACGACTTGAGTACCTTCGATCCAATCTTCGAATGGAATACCAACATCTGGCTGATTGGCGACCACTTGAGTTTGACCTGTATCCTGTTCTGTGTAGCCAACCTGTTGTACTCTTGGATGACCATGCGTCAGCAGCGCGACCAGATGGTAGGTCAGCAGGCAGAGCAGATGAAGATGATGCAGTGGATGATGTATCTCATGCCATTGATGTTCTTCTTCATGTTCAATGACTACTCAGCCGGTCTGAACTTCTACTACTTCATCTCATTGTTCTTCAGCGCCGCTATCATGTGGACCCTGCGCAAAACCACCGACGACGAGAAACTCCTCGCCATCCTTGAGAAGCGCTATCAGGAGAACAAGAACAACCCTAAGAAAGCAAGCGGCCTGATGGCAAGAATGCAGGCTCTCCAGGAGATGCAGCGCAAGCAGCAGGAAGAGATGATGCGCAAGCAGGCAGAACTGAACGAGAAGAAAAATAATCTCGGAAAATAA